In Cherax quadricarinatus isolate ZL_2023a chromosome 19, ASM3850222v1, whole genome shotgun sequence, the following are encoded in one genomic region:
- the LOC128688171 gene encoding cuticle protein AM1199-like — protein sequence MKLVIFVCLVVSVVSAAQFGQQFPRYDRPDYRHIAILRDNRHDSGDGNFNYEFETENGISVSAVGRPGSKGQSNIQGSYRFTLPDGTPAEVRYIADEFGYRAESPQIPTPHPLPAHAIEQIRIAEDQRRRGIVFN from the exons ATGAAGCTC GTAATTTTCGTCTGCCTGGTCGTCTCCGTGGTCTCCGCCGCGCAGTTTGGTCAACAGTTTCCTCGCTATGATCGACCAGACTACCGTCACATCGCCATCCTGAGAGACAACCGCCACGACAGTGGCGACGGTAACTTCAACTACGAATTCGAGACCGAGAACGGCATCTCTGTGAGCGCTGTTGGTCGTCCGGGCTCCAAGGGTCAGAGCAACATCCAGGGTTCCTACAG ATTCACTCTTCCCGACGGCACCCCAGCTGAGGTCCGCTACATCGCTGACGAGTTCGGCTACCGCGCTGAGTCCCCACAAATCCCAACGCCCCATCCACTCCCCGCCCACGCCATCGAGCAGATCCGCATCGCCGAGGACCAGCGCCGACGAGGGATCGTCTTTAACTAA
- the LOC138852962 gene encoding cuticle protein AM1199-like, translating to MKLVIFACLVVVVVAAPQFGRQFPRYDRPDYRHIAILRDNRQDSGDGNFNYEFETENGIYVSAVGRPGSKGQSNIQGSYRFTLPDGTPAEVRYIADEFGYRAESPQIPTPHPLPAHAIEQIRIAEDQRRRGIVFN from the exons ATGAAGCTC GTAATTTTCGCCTGCCTGGTCGTTGTCGTGGTCGCTGCCCCGCAGTTTGGTCGACAGTTTCCTCGCTATGATCGACCAGACTACCGTCACATCGCCATTCTGAGAGACAACCGCcaagacagtggtgatggtaacttCAATTATGAATTCGAGACCGAGAACGGCATCTATGTGAGCGCTGTTGGTCGCCCGGGCTCCAAGGGTCAGAGCAACATCCAGGGTTCCTATAG ATTCACTCTTCCCGACGGCACCCCAGCTGAGGTCCGCTACATCGCTGACGAGTTCGGCTACCGCGCTGAGTCCCCACAAATCCCAACGCCCCATCCACTCCCCGCCCACGCCATCGAGCAGATCCGCATCGCCGAGGACCAGCGCCGACGAGGGATCGTCTTTAACTAA